A genomic stretch from Caulobacter sp. FWC2 includes:
- a CDS encoding DUF805 domain-containing protein gives MSDRSEWAELFLSSNGRLSRTPFLIAAGVLIGVAVLYEAIAGYTLHWLTGWLVYPALLFSGACVLSKRLHDRGRSGWWSLLVLVAVIAVWPQPEHFLDFMFCLVIVWAIVELGVMGGEQGSNRYGANPLRTISI, from the coding sequence ATGAGCGATCGTAGCGAATGGGCGGAGCTGTTCCTGTCGTCGAACGGCAGGCTGTCGCGGACGCCGTTCCTGATCGCGGCCGGCGTGCTGATCGGCGTGGCGGTGCTGTATGAGGCCATCGCCGGCTACACCCTGCACTGGCTGACTGGCTGGCTGGTCTATCCGGCCCTGCTGTTCTCGGGCGCCTGCGTGCTGTCCAAGCGCCTGCACGACCGCGGCCGTTCGGGCTGGTGGTCGCTGCTGGTGCTGGTGGCGGTGATCGCCGTCTGGCCGCAGCCCGAGCACTTCCTGGACTTCATGTTCTGCCTGGTGATCGTCTGGGCGATCGTCGAGCTGGGCGTCATGGGCGGCGAGCAGGGCTCCAACCGCTATGGGGCGAACCCGCTGAGGACGATTTCGATCTAG
- a CDS encoding DUF805 domain-containing protein → MAKKNQFLIDGLFGFDGRFRRSEYWIASIGLTIVRMVVLLVICGVLGKGLVEASRMPLVRHGLDLLFLWPAAAITIKRGHDRNRSTLFTSVMLAVLYGAGGVITFLGLSGNQLAVGAFSLLMLPFMLYMFIDYGLIDGTNGDNRYGRSPKATSTNTTLTLD, encoded by the coding sequence ATGGCGAAGAAGAATCAGTTCCTCATTGACGGCTTGTTCGGGTTCGACGGGCGCTTTCGGCGCTCGGAGTACTGGATCGCCAGCATTGGCCTGACGATCGTACGAATGGTGGTCCTGCTCGTGATCTGCGGCGTGCTGGGCAAGGGGCTGGTCGAGGCGTCGCGGATGCCGTTGGTGCGGCATGGCCTGGACCTGCTTTTCCTTTGGCCCGCCGCGGCGATCACGATCAAGCGCGGGCACGACCGCAACCGGTCGACCCTCTTCACCAGCGTCATGCTCGCCGTACTGTACGGTGCTGGTGGGGTGATCACGTTCCTGGGCCTGAGCGGAAATCAGCTGGCGGTTGGCGCGTTCAGCCTCCTTATGCTCCCGTTCATGCTCTACATGTTCATCGACTACGGGCTGATCGACGGGACCAACGGCGACAACCGCTATGGCCGCTCGCCCAAGGCGACCAGCACGAATACGACCCTGACCCTCGACTAG
- the spmX gene encoding lysozyme-family localization factor SpmX has protein sequence MKPRHQVTRTAVDLIKRFEGYRQKAAQLPDGRWTVGYGHTLTAREGASVSEKDAEALLMYDLISVAHSVNEHTYAPLNQNQFDALACFAFNIGLDNFLRSGVLRRINEGSLLQAACAMEMWRKADFEGERIVIDALVRRRSAEKTLFLTPANGEWVPAPSPVLRPKVDYDASCAVPKQTPVAVNARTEGDRVVAQREEGLPLTVVVPEEDGPTATEQSAAAVAARLEAILPDAPRAAMTTTTTAPQPVRQDDLGLPEPPAPAQPAVTEPAPVLFQDETTTTSVEPATAPVEFTPFRLTPQPVEEVERPTPVESFAPASQPVQSEPTLFGGPAANSSVFNLGGFSTSEEVDLRPMDVSMVPAEAPRFGNTSLLVSLGILGLALFGGGVLWILTVAAGSDTGVKMFGYGASMIGAICFVVSAYLLLRRLAGPDASDEE, from the coding sequence ATGAAACCGCGCCATCAGGTCACCCGGACGGCCGTCGATCTCATCAAGAGATTCGAAGGCTATCGTCAGAAGGCCGCACAGCTCCCCGATGGGCGCTGGACGGTCGGCTATGGCCACACCCTGACCGCTCGCGAGGGCGCCTCCGTCTCCGAAAAGGACGCCGAGGCCCTGCTCATGTACGACCTGATCTCGGTCGCCCATTCGGTCAACGAACACACCTACGCGCCGCTGAACCAGAACCAGTTCGATGCGCTGGCCTGCTTCGCCTTCAATATCGGTCTCGACAACTTCCTCCGCTCGGGCGTGCTACGCCGGATCAACGAGGGCTCGTTGTTGCAAGCCGCGTGCGCCATGGAGATGTGGCGCAAGGCCGATTTCGAGGGCGAGCGGATCGTCATCGACGCCCTGGTCCGCCGCCGTTCGGCCGAAAAGACCCTGTTCCTGACGCCCGCCAACGGCGAATGGGTGCCCGCGCCCAGCCCCGTGCTGCGCCCGAAGGTCGACTACGACGCCAGCTGCGCCGTGCCGAAACAGACTCCCGTCGCCGTCAATGCCCGTACCGAGGGTGACCGCGTCGTCGCTCAGCGCGAGGAAGGCCTGCCGCTGACCGTGGTCGTCCCGGAAGAGGACGGTCCGACGGCCACCGAACAGTCGGCCGCCGCGGTCGCCGCGCGCCTGGAGGCCATTCTCCCGGATGCGCCGCGGGCCGCCATGACGACGACCACGACCGCGCCCCAGCCGGTGCGCCAGGACGATCTGGGCCTGCCGGAACCCCCGGCGCCGGCCCAGCCAGCGGTCACCGAGCCCGCCCCGGTCCTGTTCCAGGACGAAACGACCACGACGTCGGTCGAGCCGGCGACGGCGCCCGTCGAGTTCACGCCGTTCCGCCTGACGCCGCAGCCGGTCGAGGAGGTCGAAAGGCCGACGCCGGTCGAAAGCTTCGCGCCGGCCTCGCAGCCGGTGCAGAGCGAGCCGACCCTGTTTGGCGGTCCGGCCGCCAATTCGTCGGTGTTCAACCTCGGCGGCTTCTCGACCAGCGAAGAGGTCGACCTGCGCCCGATGGACGTCTCGATGGTTCCGGCCGAGGCTCCGCGCTTCGGCAACACCAGCCTTCTGGTCAGCCTGGGCATCCTGGGCCTGGCCCTGTTCGGCGGCGGCGTCCTGTGGATCCTGACCGTGGCCGCCGGCTCGGACACCGGCGTCAAGATGTTCGGCTACGGCGCCAGCATGATCGGCGCGATCTGTTTCGTGGTTTCGGCCTATCTTCTGCTCCGCCGCCTTGCCGGTCCCGATGCGAGCGACGAAGAATAG
- a CDS encoding acetyl/propionyl/methylcrotonyl-CoA carboxylase subunit alpha, which translates to MFSKILIANRGEIAVRVIKTCRRLGIKTVVVYSDADAGSLAVEMADETVHIGASPANQSYLVADKIIAACKQTGAQAVHPGFGFLSENAGFAQRCADEGVVFIGPNPGAISAMGDKIESKKFAQAAGVSCVPGHIGEIDDTAHAMTIAEQIGYPVMIKASAGGGGKGIRVAWNRKDVEEGFPAVRAEAKASFGDDRIFIEKFIESPRHIEIQVLGDKHGNVVHLFERECSIQRRNQKVIEEAPSPLLDEATRAAMGAQAVALAKAVNYDSAGTVEFVAGQDKSFFFLEMNTRLQVEHPVTELITGLDLVEQMILSAAGEKMAFEQKDLSINGWAIESRIYAEDPYRKFLPSIGRLVRYDPPAEGEKGAYKVRNDAGVREGDEISMYYDPMISKLCTWAPTRLAAIDGMGRALEDFHIEGLGQNIPFLAAVMDQERFRSGKISTNYIKDEFADGFHGTEPNPEQIDILTAVGAAMQRVYAARARSYASGLAGPPRADWIVAVGHAKRRVKVSGDGDVCVELLDEGRTLTLTDIDWRPGKPVFKAALDGKVFTVQVAAAAEGFNIRHRAAKARVLVLTPRNAELHDKLPEKQAADTSKLVLSPMPGLVVSMDVITGQQVREGEVVCVLEAMKMQNIIRAERDGVVKAVNAKGGDPVAADEVLVEFA; encoded by the coding sequence ATGTTTTCCAAGATCCTGATCGCCAACCGGGGTGAGATCGCCGTCCGCGTCATCAAGACGTGCCGCCGCCTCGGCATCAAGACCGTGGTCGTCTATTCGGACGCCGACGCCGGTTCGCTGGCCGTCGAGATGGCCGACGAGACGGTGCACATCGGCGCCTCGCCGGCCAATCAGAGCTACCTCGTCGCCGACAAGATCATCGCCGCCTGCAAGCAGACGGGCGCGCAGGCCGTGCACCCCGGCTTTGGCTTCCTGTCCGAGAACGCCGGCTTCGCCCAGCGCTGCGCCGACGAGGGCGTCGTCTTCATCGGTCCCAACCCCGGCGCCATCAGCGCCATGGGCGACAAGATCGAGAGCAAGAAGTTCGCCCAGGCCGCCGGCGTCTCCTGCGTGCCCGGCCATATCGGCGAGATCGACGACACCGCCCATGCGATGACCATCGCCGAGCAGATCGGCTACCCCGTGATGATCAAGGCCAGCGCCGGCGGCGGCGGCAAGGGCATCCGCGTGGCCTGGAACCGCAAGGACGTCGAGGAGGGCTTCCCAGCCGTCCGCGCCGAGGCCAAGGCCAGCTTCGGCGACGACCGGATCTTCATCGAGAAGTTCATCGAGAGCCCGCGCCACATCGAGATCCAGGTGCTGGGCGACAAGCACGGCAACGTCGTCCACCTGTTCGAGCGCGAGTGCTCGATCCAGCGTCGGAACCAGAAGGTCATTGAGGAAGCCCCGTCGCCGCTGCTGGACGAGGCCACCCGCGCCGCCATGGGCGCCCAGGCCGTTGCCCTGGCCAAGGCGGTGAACTACGACAGCGCCGGCACGGTCGAGTTCGTCGCCGGCCAGGACAAGAGCTTCTTCTTCCTGGAGATGAACACCCGTCTGCAGGTCGAGCACCCGGTCACCGAACTGATCACGGGCCTCGATCTGGTCGAGCAGATGATCCTCAGCGCGGCCGGCGAGAAGATGGCCTTCGAGCAGAAGGATCTCTCGATCAACGGCTGGGCCATCGAGAGCCGCATCTACGCCGAGGATCCCTACCGCAAGTTCCTGCCGTCGATCGGCCGCCTGGTCCGCTACGATCCTCCGGCCGAGGGCGAGAAGGGCGCGTACAAGGTCCGTAACGACGCCGGCGTCCGCGAGGGCGACGAGATCTCGATGTACTATGACCCGATGATCTCCAAGCTGTGCACCTGGGCCCCGACCCGCCTTGCGGCGATCGACGGCATGGGCCGGGCGCTGGAGGACTTCCACATCGAGGGCCTGGGCCAGAACATCCCGTTCCTGGCTGCGGTGATGGACCAGGAGCGCTTCCGGTCCGGCAAGATCTCGACCAACTACATCAAGGACGAGTTCGCCGACGGCTTCCACGGGACCGAACCGAACCCCGAGCAGATCGACATCCTGACCGCCGTCGGCGCGGCCATGCAGCGGGTCTACGCCGCCCGCGCCCGCTCCTACGCCTCGGGCCTGGCCGGTCCGCCGCGCGCCGACTGGATCGTGGCCGTCGGCCACGCCAAGCGCCGCGTGAAGGTCAGCGGGGATGGCGACGTCTGCGTCGAACTGCTCGACGAGGGCCGCACCCTGACCCTGACCGACATCGATTGGCGTCCCGGCAAGCCGGTATTCAAGGCCGCCCTGGACGGCAAGGTCTTCACGGTGCAGGTCGCGGCCGCCGCCGAGGGTTTCAACATCCGCCACCGCGCCGCCAAGGCCCGGGTGCTGGTGCTGACCCCGCGCAACGCCGAACTGCACGACAAGCTGCCCGAGAAGCAGGCCGCCGACACCTCCAAGCTGGTGCTCTCGCCGATGCCGGGCCTCGTGGTCTCGATGGACGTCATCACCGGCCAGCAGGTCCGCGAGGGCGAGGTGGTCTGCGTGCTCGAGGCGATGAAGATGCAGAACATCATCCGCGCCGAGCGGGATGGGGTGGTCAAGGCCGTCAACGCCAAGGGCGGCGATCCGGTCGCGGCGGACGAGGTGCTGGTGGAGTTCGCTTAA
- the lipB gene encoding lipoyl(octanoyl) transferase LipB has product MLALPLSAENTGLPTMGRDDAASVGWAVSTDYVPYPAAVAAMEARAAAIADGTAGELIWLLEHPPLYTAGISAKPGDLIQPDRFPVFESGRGGQFTYHGPGQRVAYVMLDLTRRGRDVRAFVAALEAWIIDALAAFNVTGELRDGRVGVWVERKGVGWSREDKIAAIGVKLRKWVSFHGISLNVEPDLGHFSGIIPCGQTEHGVTSLVDLGLPVTLDEADAALKASFETVFGPVEAANAPV; this is encoded by the coding sequence ATGCTTGCTCTCCCGTTAAGCGCTGAAAATACTGGGCTTCCGACCATGGGACGCGATGACGCGGCAAGCGTTGGGTGGGCGGTTTCGACCGACTACGTGCCCTACCCGGCAGCCGTTGCCGCCATGGAGGCCCGCGCCGCCGCGATCGCCGACGGCACGGCGGGCGAACTGATCTGGCTGCTGGAGCATCCGCCGCTCTATACGGCCGGAATTTCGGCCAAGCCGGGCGACCTGATCCAGCCCGATCGCTTCCCGGTGTTCGAGAGCGGCCGCGGCGGCCAGTTCACCTATCATGGGCCCGGCCAGCGGGTGGCCTATGTCATGCTGGACCTGACCAGGCGCGGCCGCGACGTGCGCGCCTTCGTCGCGGCGCTGGAGGCGTGGATCATCGACGCCCTGGCCGCCTTCAACGTCACCGGCGAGCTGCGCGACGGCCGCGTCGGCGTCTGGGTCGAGCGCAAGGGCGTGGGCTGGAGCCGCGAGGACAAGATCGCCGCCATCGGCGTCAAGCTGCGCAAGTGGGTCAGCTTCCACGGCATCAGCCTGAACGTGGAGCCGGACCTTGGCCATTTCTCCGGCATCATCCCCTGCGGCCAGACCGAGCACGGGGTGACCAGCCTGGTGGACCTGGGCCTGCCGGTAACCCTGGACGAGGCCGACGCGGCCCTGAAGGCCAGCTTCGAGACGGTGTTCGGCCCGGTCGAGGCGGCGAACGCGCCGGTCTAG
- a CDS encoding FliM/FliN family flagellar motor switch protein has protein sequence MQSRRLRPGRSRVSVQGSYFVSQVNAVNVEISVLLGRSILPMQQLLRMGRGAVIPLDAKTNDEVWILANNHPIARGEIQISDDRIAIQVTRAADVYDYMAGGA, from the coding sequence TTGCAATCGAGACGGTTGCGACCCGGTCGGTCGCGTGTGTCAGTTCAAGGGTCTTACTTCGTGAGCCAGGTCAACGCCGTCAATGTCGAGATCTCCGTTCTGCTGGGGCGCTCGATCCTGCCTATGCAGCAATTGCTGCGCATGGGTCGCGGCGCGGTTATCCCGCTGGACGCCAAGACCAATGACGAGGTCTGGATCCTGGCCAACAATCACCCGATCGCCCGGGGCGAAATCCAGATCAGCGACGACCGCATCGCCATCCAGGTGACCCGCGCGGCCGACGTCTACGACTACATGGCCGGCGGCGCTTAA
- the mgtE gene encoding magnesium transporter, with amino-acid sequence MTRETAELTDEMLGDIPLAKSETPEELEDLALGDDYALNPDYVEMVIDAADSGDTKRLRELVGALDPADVADLMGFLTADYREQVIPLLDPEALGEIISELEDNIREEVLEATPSVTLARALEELDTDDAADVIDDLDDTKRFQVLAAMGETDRAAIETTLSYEDETAGRLMQREFLAAPEFWTVGQTIDHVRDSGDQLPELFFDVYVVDPTYKPVGAIPISILLRSRRETPLAELMEAATEIDVGMDQEEVAYIFDKYHLISAPVIDQGGRLVGQITVDDIVEVIRDEAQEDILALAGVSDAGRDATVVDIVRSRLPWLLLNLVTETIAVSAIAIFQDQIAKLVALAVLMPIVSSLGGNAGTQTLAVAVRALASKELTAANARRIITREVLVGLMNGLSLALVMGLATFLFYHNARLAFTVGAALIINIFTAALGGILAPLALEKMGRDPAVSSSVFVTFLTDFMGFFAVLLIAALLLP; translated from the coding sequence ATGACCCGGGAAACCGCCGAACTGACTGACGAAATGCTGGGCGACATCCCGCTGGCCAAGTCCGAGACCCCCGAGGAGCTGGAAGATCTCGCCCTAGGCGACGACTACGCCCTCAATCCCGACTATGTCGAGATGGTGATCGACGCCGCCGACAGCGGCGACACCAAGCGCCTGCGGGAGCTGGTGGGCGCCCTGGACCCGGCCGACGTCGCCGACCTGATGGGCTTCCTGACGGCCGACTATCGCGAGCAGGTGATTCCGCTGCTCGATCCCGAAGCGCTGGGCGAGATCATCTCGGAGCTGGAAGACAATATCCGCGAGGAGGTCCTGGAGGCCACCCCGTCGGTGACCCTGGCCCGGGCGCTGGAGGAGCTGGACACCGACGACGCCGCCGACGTCATCGACGACCTGGACGACACCAAACGCTTCCAGGTGCTGGCCGCCATGGGCGAGACCGATCGCGCCGCCATCGAGACGACCCTGTCCTACGAGGACGAGACCGCTGGCCGCCTGATGCAGCGGGAGTTCCTGGCCGCGCCGGAGTTCTGGACCGTCGGCCAGACCATCGACCACGTCCGCGACTCGGGCGATCAGCTGCCTGAGCTGTTCTTCGACGTCTATGTGGTCGACCCGACCTACAAGCCCGTCGGCGCCATCCCGATCAGCATCCTGCTGCGCAGCCGCCGCGAGACGCCGCTGGCCGAGCTGATGGAGGCGGCGACCGAAATCGATGTCGGCATGGACCAGGAAGAGGTCGCCTACATCTTCGACAAGTACCACCTGATCAGCGCCCCGGTCATTGATCAGGGCGGGCGCCTGGTGGGCCAGATCACCGTCGACGACATCGTCGAGGTCATCCGCGACGAGGCCCAGGAGGACATCCTGGCCCTGGCCGGCGTGTCCGACGCCGGCCGTGACGCGACCGTGGTCGACATCGTCAGGTCGCGCCTGCCCTGGCTGCTGCTGAACTTGGTCACCGAGACCATCGCCGTCTCGGCGATCGCGATCTTCCAGGACCAGATCGCCAAGCTGGTGGCCCTGGCGGTGCTGATGCCGATCGTTTCGTCGCTGGGCGGCAACGCCGGCACCCAGACCCTGGCCGTGGCCGTGCGCGCCCTGGCCAGCAAGGAACTGACCGCCGCCAACGCCCGCCGCATCATCACGCGGGAGGTCCTGGTCGGCCTGATGAACGGGCTGAGCCTGGCCCTGGTCATGGGGCTGGCGACGTTCCTGTTCTACCACAACGCCCGCCTGGCCTTCACGGTCGGTGCGGCCCTGATCATCAACATCTTCACCGCCGCGTTGGGCGGCATCCTGGCGCCGTTGGCGCTGGAGAAGATGGGCCGGGATCCGGCGGTCTCGTCGTCGGTCTTCGTGACCTTCCTGACCGACTTCATGGGTTTCTTCGCCGTGCTGCTGATCGCGGCCCTGTTGCTGCCCTGA